One Apium graveolens cultivar Ventura unplaced genomic scaffold, ASM990537v1 ctg6880, whole genome shotgun sequence genomic window carries:
- the LOC141703632 gene encoding histone-lysine N-methyltransferase, H3 lysine-9 specific SUVH1-like: protein MEQGSIPMEQGSIPSSKVLSVKPLRTLRPLFVSSAQAPPLFTSSPSGPFPPGFTPFYPFCSNAQSPQPDQMDGVTGHAGSSRKRPPGKLRKVAKKSVGSRNAGVSFTVNHGNAFVRNFIVRCNPFSKEDGNREMVEYVLMTFDAVRRRLSQVEEAKEAPNGSIKRPDLKAGNVLMSAGVRTNMRKRTGVPPGVEVGDIFFFRFEMLLVGLHGQSMGGIDTLITRRGKVEESLAVSIVSSGYYDDDTEDKDVLIYSGQGGNPISKDKQASDQKLEKGNLALERSLHQANEVRVIRGMKDPSNTSVKIYVYDGLYTIKESWLEKGKSGCSVFKYKLVRLPGQPSAFADWISIQKWKAGLSSPVGLLSQDLSAGAEKITVSLVNDVDARGPPSYFTYSTVLRYSKSFNLTNSSFGCNCHKACQPGDLNCSCIRSNGGDFPYATNGVLVNQKPVVHECSPTCPCFPNCKNRVSQTGLKLKMEVYKTTDKGWALRSWDPIRAGSFICEFAGEVVDSPMGMQGTGQEDDYIFDTSRILDKSNKWNYEPTLLNEEIPDESAENDNIPSPLVISAKNVGNVARFMNHSCNPNVFWQLVQYEHNRESFLHVVFFAKKHIPPLTELTYDYGMSQFETRSKRKCLCGSEKCRGYFG, encoded by the coding sequence ATGGAACAAGGGTCTATACCAATGGAACAAGGGTCTATACCAAGTTCCAAAGTGTTGAGTGTGAAGCCTTTAAGGACTTTGAGGCCTTTGTTTGTGTCATCTGCACAAGCTCCTCCTTTGTTTACTTCTTCCCCCTCGGGTCCATTCCCTCCTGGGTTTACTCCTTTTTATCCATTTTGCTCCAATGCCCAATCTCCTCAACCTGATCAAATGGATGGTGTCACTGGACATGCGGGGTCCTCACGGAAGAGGCCTCCCGGTAAACTCAGAAAAGTTGCTAAAAAATCGGTGGGAAGTAGAAATGCTGGTGTCTCTTTCACGGTTAATCATGGAAACGCTTTCGTTCGTAATTTTATTGTTAGATGTAACCCTTTTAGCAAGGAGGATGGTAACAGAGAGATGGTTGAGTATGTACTCATGACTTTTGATGCCGTAAGAAGGCGGCTTAGCCAAGTTGAAGAAGCCAAGGAAGCACCTAATGGATCTATTAAGCGTCCTGATTTAAAAGCCGGTAACGTTTTGATGAGCGCAGGCGTGCGCACAAACATGAGGAAGAGAACTGGTGTGCCTCCTGGTGTGGAGGTTGGAGATATCTTCTTTTTCCGGTTTGAGATGTTGCTAGTGGGGCTGCATGGTCAGTCTATGGGCGGGATTGATACCTTAATTACCAGGCGAGGTAAGGTAGAAGAGTCTTTGGCTGTTAGCATAGTTTCCTCAGGATATTATGATGATGATACGGAGGATAAGGATGTTTTGATCTACAGTGGGCAAGGTGGAAATCCTATTAGTAAAGATAAGCAGGCATCTGATCAGAAGCTTGAAAAGGGAAATCTTGCTCTGGAGAGAAGCTTACATCAGGCCAATGAGGTCAGGGTCATTCGAGGTATGAAAGATCCAAGCAATACATCAGTGAAAATTTATGTTTATGACGGCCTTTATACAATTAAGGAGTCATGGTTGGAGAAAGGGAAATCAGGGTGCAGTGTATTCAAGTACAAATTGGTGAGACTACCTGGGCAGCCAAGTGCTTTTGCCGATTGGATTTCtatccagaaatggaaagctGGACTGTCCTCTCCAGTGGGACTTCTTTCTCAAGATCTTAGTGCAGGTGCTGAAAAGATTACTGTTTCTCTTGTTAATGATGTTGATGCAAGGGGGCCTCCTTCGTATTTCACTTACTCTACAGTGCTTAGATATTCAAAATCTTTCAATTTGACGAATTCATCATTTGGGTGCAACTGCCATAAGGCATGTCAGCCAGGTGATCTCAATTGCTCTTGCATCCGCAGCAATGGAGGTGATTTTCCTTATGCAACCAATGGGGTACTAGTAAATCAGAAGCCAGTGGTGCATGAATGTAGTCCAACATGTCCTTGCTTTCCTAATTGTAAGAATCGAGTGTCCCAGACTGGCTTGAAATTGAAGATGGAAGTGTATAAAACCACAGACAAAGGCTGGGCATTGAGATCATGGGATCCTATCCGTGCAGGTTCATTTATATGTGAATTTGCAGGTGAAGTTGTAGACAGTCCAATGGGGATGCAGGGCACAGGTCAGGAAGATGATTACATCTTCGACACATCACGCATTCTTGACAAGTCAAATAAATGGAACTATGAGCCCACATTACTTAATGAGGAGATACCTGATGAATCTGCTGAAAATGACAATATCCCATCGCCATTAGTCATCAGTGCAAAAAATGTTGGTAATGTTGCTCGATTTATGAATCACAGTTGCAATCCAAATGTATTTTGGCAACTAGTTCAGTATGAACACAATAGGGAATCATTTCTTCATGTTGTATTTTTTGCAAAGAAGCACATCCCCCCGCTTACGGAGTTGACTTATGATTATGGGATGAGCCAGTTCGAAACCCGTAGTAAAAGGAAGTGCTTATGTGGATCAGAGAAGTGCAGGGGCTATTTTGGTTAA